AATCATGGTGCATGAGGCCAGCGGGTGAATATCCCAGAATGCCAGCCTGTCGAGATGCTTCTTCTGGCGAGATGCCAATAGCTACGCAGGGCTGGGGCATTGTGTTGTCTTGACTTATTGCTCGTTTCAATCTCTTTTTTCGTTTATACACCCGACGCACCGTTTTCACGGTGAAAACCCACCGGGCGCGTTCGCCCTAGAAACGGCTGACCATGTCGGCCGACCATCAAGCGCGGAACGACGCAATTGCGTCGCCGGTCGCGCCGGCCTGGTCGGCGATATGAGCGTCAACGGCCCAACGGCCGTCGCTTGAAGGGCGGCACAAAAAGCAAACCGCTTGGCCGCGATCGAGCCGAGAGAGCGCGCGGTTCGCTTCAACGTCTGAGACGAAGATCGGGCCAGGCGGCAGTGCGTCACGGATCGCGCGGCCATCGACCTCCGACAAGATCGCGTCGAACCGCGTTGCCGACGACGGCCCGGAATAGCGCGAAGCCGAGCGGACGGTTGCTCGAACAACGGTCACTTCTTTCGCCGTTGCTCCGGCCACCGCGAGCCGAACCCGCAGCCATTGGCCGATGTCTTCGCTTGTGTCGCCGTTCGCGCTTTCGTCGGTTTGTCCTTCGAAATCCAACGAGCCCGCCGCGAGCGTTGACGAACTCGACGCGAGCGCCAGTTCGAGAACGTGGTCGACGGCCACCGCGAGACGGTCGAGCTTCGCGGAGAGAACTCGCTCGGACCTGGCCGCGATCGCGGCGAGCCTCGCCTCCATCGGGGCGATCTGTTCGGCGACTTGGGCCGGCTCGGTTTCGTCAGCCAAGGCGCCAGGGCGCGGAGCAAAGATCGGGGCTGTCGCAAGATCGAGAGCCCGATCGATCGCGTCGAGCGGCGTCGCTCCGGGCGGCAGCGTCGCCGCGATTCTTCGCAGTTTGTCGAGGCGACGTCGCGAGAGCCACAGGCTCAATTGCGTTTGGCCCCATCGAGAAGCGGGTCGGTCGTTTGTCATCTCCGCGCCTCCGGTTGGCGGTCCAGTGATTGCGTCGTGCGCGGGCGCCTTGGCCGCGCTGTCGGCGCGACCGCGTTCGTCGCTGTGGTGTGCTGCTGCTGGTCAAGCGTCGACGCTTCCCGTTCTTGCTGAGCAGCTATGTCGGCGCGTCCGTCTTCGCCCGGCGCAACGGCGTAGTCGAGCGTCGTTCCCTTCGCGCGACTGCGGCTCATCGAGCGCGCCAAGCATTCGATCGCAGCCGCGCGATCGAGCTGCGTGGCGTTCGGCTGCAAATGCGACTCGGGATCGGCGGAGAGGATCGCGCCGCGATCGACGTGCAGCGTCGTCGCGAAGCGAGACCGGCTCGACGCGACGTAAATCCATTCGCGATCGGCCGTCGCTGGATTCACCAACACATACGCGCTGCTCAGTGTGCGGCCTTGGCTTTTGTGGTTCGTCAGGCAATATGCGTGGTCAAAGCGGCCGAAGGAGGCGGGCACGCGCGCGGTCGTCTCGCCGCGCTCGTTCGGTGTGTCCAGTTCAACGATCAGAGCTGGACCGCTCGCGGCGCGTTGGATTTTTTGAATTGTGCCCGTCGAGCCGTTCGCGACGCCGAGCGTCCGGTCATTCTTGGTGAACACGACGCGGTCGCCAGGAGCAAAGCGTTTTGGCTCCTTCGATTCGTCTCGATGCGTGATTTCCAGCTCCACGCCCTTGGAGTCGAGCACGACCCCGTGCTCGACAAGGCGCGTTCGCGCGCGGGCGTTGAGGTCCGCGACTTCCGCGCGCGTCGCCGCGATCATGATCTTCTCCGTCAACGGTGTTTTGTCTGCCGCCCACCCGTCGAGCAGCGTTTCGACGGTCGCGAGGGGGCCGTCGCTGAGCCGGAGCCGTTGGTGGGCGTCGAGCAGTCGGAGCGCGGGCAGCGCCGCGCCGATGGCGAACGACTCGACGGCGTCCCGCATCCATTCATGGTCGTAGCGCGATCGCCATGCGAGAAAGCCTCGGCGCAACGTCGGGTCGGCCGAGCAGTGCGCCTCAGCCGCGCGCATCTTTGCGTCCTCAGGCAGCGAGCGCAGCGCATCGAGCCGTTCAAGCTCGACGGCGGCGCTCGCCAGGTCGGCCGCGCCATCGCGCGCGCGATCGGCCAGCCAGTCGAGCAGCGGCCCAAAGTCAGTGCGTTGACGGCGGATCGTCGAGATTTCGGCGGCTCCGTGCTCGCGGACCAGCGCTCGGAAAATGCCGCCGGCTTCTATTGGCTGCAACTGTTTGGAGTCGCCGACCGCGATCAGCTTCGCGCCCGCGTCGACGACGGCTTGCTGAACGAGCGCGAATTCGCGAGAGCCGACCATGCCCGCCTCATCCAACACCAACACGGTGCGATTGTTCAACGTCTGGCGCCCAGACTGGATCGCGAGCAGCAAGCTGGCGATCGTGCGCGACGGGACGCTCGTCTCGCGAGAGAGGGTTTGCGTTGCCGACGCGGACTGAGCGCAGCCCAAAACGGAGAAGCCCGATTCTTTGTAGGCATCCGCGAGCGCGCGCAGCAAGGTTGTTTTGCCGGTGCCTGCCCAGCCCTCGACAAACGCATGGTTGCCCGTTTCGCTCGCGATGTGAAGCGCGGCGGCCCGCTGTTCGTCGAGAGAAACCGCCGCGCCGAGCTTGGCGCCAAGGTCCGCCTCCAACGCGTCGAACCGCTTGTTGACGGTCGAGGCGGAGAGTCGATGCCGGAGATCCGTCTTGCCGTCTTGAACCGTTCGCGTGGTTCTCTCCTCCATGCCAAACGTCGCGCGCGAAGTGAAAACCGGCGCCAATGTTTCTGTCTCGCCCAGGGCCAAAGGATGCTCTGACGCCATGAAGCGGTCGAGTTCGTCGAGGCAGCGCGCGGCGTCCCATTGGCCCATCGCCGCTTCGCAAATGAGAGCCAACGCGTCTTGCGGCGTGGCGCACGACTGGTGCTCGGTCAGCTTGGCAAGCAGCGCGGCGTGGTCGAGCGCGAATTCGGGTGAGCGGGCCGCAATGACGATCATCTGCTCCGCCAGCTCGGAAGCGGCCGGCTGATTCATCGAGGCGTTGGCCTGAGTGGCGAGCGTCGGATCGCGCATGCGCGACACCGCTTCGGGCGTAAGTCCGAGTGCCGCCGTTTGGCGAGCGAATCGGTCCAGCAATTCAGGCAACGGCGGCTCAGACTTGGCCGAGCGCGTGTTGATCGCGGCGACGTCTTTCGCGGCCTCTCCATGCTCGCCGACGTCGCCCATCTCCGAGACCTGTTCGGCGATCTCGCGGCTGCGTGTCGAAAGCGCTTCGCGCTGCTCGTCGCTGACTCCGACGATTTGGAAGTAAGGGCCGGTCGGCTCGATCGCGAACCCCATCGCGCGCAGGCGCGCGGCCAGTTCGACGCGGAACAGCGCGCCGGTCGCCATTTTGCGGTCAAACTGCGCCTTGTGTTCGAGCGCGCTCCACTCGTCCGCGCCTGCTCGCTCGCCCACGTTGAACATGAATGCGTGAACGTGGAGCTGGGGATCGAGCGCGCGGCTCGCGAAATGCGTGTAGCAGGCGGCGACGGCGGCCTCGGCCTTCTTTTTCGTGCGTCCTCCGTGGCCGTGCCGAGTGACCGCGTGCGCTTCGGCGTGCGCGAGCGCGGCGCGGACGGCGTCATGCAAGCAATCGAGAATCTGCGCCTGAGTCGCCCGGTCGGCCGCCGCGAAGATCGCGGAGACGTCTTTCGGCGCGGAAAATGTCATGTCCACGCCCATGACATGCGATTCCCCCGCGCCCTCGACGAGCGCTTGGCCGGTGAGCGGATGAAAGCCGCGCGCGAGCCGTTCGACATGCTCTGTGTTTGCTGGGTGGCTTTGGTCGAGGCCGAGCAAGGATGGCCCGGCGCATGCCCAGAAGGGAGCGGGGCCGAGCCCAGAGCGATCGTTTCCACGCGCGTAGTCGTCGAAGTCGCCTCGCTGCCGAGTCGACGGCGCGCCCAAATAAGCGAGGTATCCCTCGCTGCCCTGAGCCGCTTGGTTCTTCGCTGAGTTGATTTTGACGATCGAAAGCATGGGCGGCGAGCGAGAAATGGCGGCCCCGGATCACAGGGGCCGCCGTCCAGCAATGCGCGGAATCAGCGCATGCGCGACGCGACTTCTTTGGTGTGCAGCTCCACGTAAGCGCGCGTTTGTTCGATCGAACTGTGGCCGACGATCACCATGATTTCGTGCTCAGTGAGCTTCCCTTGCAGATACATCCGGCTCACTGCTTCGTGCCGGAAATCATGGAACCGGAAGCCAACGACGCCGGACGCTCGCGCGATCTTGCGGAATTGCTGCGAGCAGGCGCTAGGCGTGCCCATGGTGTGGAACACGCGCGCGCTGTCAGGGTCTCTTCTGTTGTGCAGGAGGCGCATGATGAGACGGGCGCGACTGCCAAGCGGAATGACGCGATCTTGCCTGGTCTTGCATCGATGGGCGGGCACTGTCCACTGGCACTCTTCAAGCTCGAAGTCGGCCCACTCGGCGAGCGCAACCTCTTGCAGCCTCGCGCCCGTGAGCAGAGCCAAGCGGGCCATCAGCCACCAGTGGTCGCGGCGAGCGCCGTCGAATTTCCGAAATGCGCCAAACAGCGCGCGTTGCTCTTTCGGTTTCAAACGCCGCTTGCGCGGAGCGTCCCATCCCTTCGGAAACATCGAATTGCGGAAGGGGAACGGAGGACGAGGAACCCGCAGATCGCGCGCCCGAACGCGGATCGACTTCTTGATCAGAAAGATCTGTTTGCGAATCGTGTCATAGGCGTAAGGCTCGTCGCGGTTGCTTTTGGTGGCCCGGGCGTTCGCAATGTAGTCCTCGATCCAATACTCGTCGATGTCGCAGACGCGGCTGTTTCCGACGAGCCGCATCACGACTTTGTGATTGCGTCGCTCTCGCGCAGATGCGCCGCCGGACACGACGAAGGAGCCGATGAGGTCGGCGATCCGGTCTTTCAAGAGATTGCCTTTGGGTGGCGACGCCTTGATCGGACGGCTCGGGCTGTCAAGCTTCCGCTGACTCTTGAAGTCCGCTTCTTGCGCTTGGCCGAATTTTTCGGCTTCTTCCTTGGTCGGGAACGTGGCGGTGATCCGGGGGAACCCCGTCATCGTCACGAACACCTGCCATGAACATCCACCGTCTTTCAACGGCTTCTTGATGATGCTTGCCATCTGCTCTCTCCCTGTTTGCGTTTGCGCTCCCGCGCATATTGGTAGGGCGGCGGCCACGAGATTTCGGACGCCGAACGGCGCGCAGTTGCACAGGCTAAAACGCGGGCGTTGTGCAATGTCGCGCGCCGATGGCGGGCGTCATCTCGTAAACAGCCTTGCCCCGCAAGGGGCCGAGGCAGGCGAGAGGGGAAGAGAGCAGGGACTAAGAAAAGAACACAGAGGGCGCTTATCTCGTTCCTTATACGAGCACTAGGGACGCAAACACGACGAATTCGGCCCGCAACTGAAAGTTGTCGGGCCGTTTGTCTTGCAACCAGTCAACAATCGAGCATTGGGAAAATTGAAGGAATGAGCGAAATGCAACGTTGCACGGATTAAAAAAGCAGACGAACGGCATGAAAGACGCGAAGCGACACGGTTTGGCGAGGATGCTTCGAACTGAATCTCGCGCCAAATCGCAAACAAATTTTCGTGGCGTTCGCCCTCACTATTGACGACGCATTTCGCGTCGATTGAGAGGACGAAATGAGCGAAGCCAATATTGCGGTGGATGATTTGCCCAGGCCGCCGGGCGAGAGCGAAAGCGAGGCAAGCGAACGCGTTCGTGTCCAGGAGCATTTGCGCGAGGCTTACGGAGTCGAGTCGATGTTCGTGCGCGTCAAAACGCTGTCGCGAATTTTGGGGATCGCCCCGGCCACACTCCGCGCTTCGATGAGGGCTGGACGCTTCACGCTGCCCCACGTTGTGGTTTGCTCCGCGCCACTGGTGAGAACCGACCAGTTGATCGATTGGATTCTTGCCCTGAACGCTGGCGCGCGAGCGCCGGCCCCGTCATCGACTGATGACGAGGGCGAGCAGGCCGGAGACAGCTATCGCGATTCGCTCGACGTCGGGGCATCGGGTCGAACCAACATGCGAAGACTTCGAAAACGCTTGGTCGCGGAAACCTTGGCGAAGATGCGGCAAGAGACCTTGGAGCGGCCACAGAATTGAAAAAGCGCGCATGCGTGAGCATGCGCGCTTGATTTGAGGATATCTGCGCGAGGCCGGGCTATCTCTTCAACTTGCCTCTCGATCGCGAAGCGCTGGGCAGGGTTTGACACGGTTTGCCCGTTGGGGCGGCGCGTTGCTCCTCGCGCTGCTTGATGATCTCGACGGCGTCGCGAAGCCTGCGTCCCGCTCGTTGACGCGCGGCGTCAAAGTCGCGTTCGCTGATTCCGAGCGTCGCCCGCGTTTCTCTCGGAAGCGCATCCCACACGATTCCGTCGATGACGCCCTGGGCGGCGAAATCCTCTCCCAGCGCCTCGCGCGCAAGCGCCACCGCCTCATGCGCCTGCTGCAAGCGCTCCAACGCGAGCAGCCGGATCTCGACAGGCGATCCGGTTTCGGCGTCAGCCAGTCGCTTCTCAATGTCGAAATCCTCTGGCATCGGGACGATGAGGCGCTTGTCGCGTTGCGCCCACTGCGCTTGGGCGATCGAGCGCATGGCGAGGCGGAGGAACACGCCGAAAGGCGCTCTCAATGGCCACTTCCGAGAGCCGGCCAAAACACGCGTCATGGTCTCTTGGATGAGGTCATCGGGTTCTGCGAACGAAGTGCCGCGAATGTGCCTCGCGGCGTAGTCCTGAATCGACTCGAAGTCGTCTTCGATCAGTATTTTGTATGCGCTGATGATGTCATCCCACGTTGCATGCATTTGCGATTCCTCACTTCCATGGTTAAAGGCCGCTTCTCCCATCCGCCTTCGCGGAGGGACGCGGATATTTCGGAAGGGCGAGGCTGGCGAGAGAATTGTTCTCTTTTCGTCAGATGAATAGACGAGTGGTCGGTATAACCGTTTGTCGGCTCGGCGAACAGAAGGGCTGACGTGGTCGCCCTTGCCTGGTGTGCAGACACCGGAGGCGACCGCCATGCGACAAAGATCCAGTTCAGCGTTTCCAGCTTCATTTCCCCGCAAAGACGTGCCCGGTTGGCTCGTTGCGAGCGCAACCATTGGGGCTGCGGCGGGTGCCGCAGCCTTGTGGGCGCTTTGGCGACCGCTTCCGTTTCTTTCGGCTCCTGCGGGAACGCTTGGCGAGCACGCGGGCTATTGGGTGAAGCTCGCGGCGCATCATTTGCTGCCGTCAGCTTATGAAGGTCCGTCGGCGCGTTACGTTCGCTGGTGGGACGGCCTGGACGCTCCGGCGCGTGCCGGAATCGAGCTGCGCCTTGGCCTCTCCGCGCTTGCGGCGCTCGCGCCCTTCGGCTTGTTCGCGAAGCCCTATTTGAAGGCTCGCGATCAGTTCCTTTTCGTGCGCGGCGCGCGGCGGCATGAAGGGAAAGAGGCGACTCGGCGTTTGCGCGCGCTTTCTCGCCGGGTCGCCGCGCGGCAGCCGGAGCACAATCTGGCGCCGAATGTGCCTTGGCCGTCGAGCATGTGGACGAGGCACACGCTCATGGTCGGCGGCGTTGGCTCCGGCAAGTCGACGGCGCTGCGGCCCTTGGTCCGCGACATCGTCAAAGCGGACGAGCAACTGTTTCTGTTCGATCCCAAAGGCGAGTTCACGGCCGCTTTCGAAAGGGCCGCCATCGTCGCGCCATGGGACAGCAGAAGCCACGCGTGGGACCTAGCGAAAGACCTGCGCAACGTGCAGGACATGAGGCGCTTCGCAAGCTCGACGATCAAAGACAGCCACGACCCGATGTGGTCAAACGCTGCGCGCCAGCTCCTGGTCGGGCTGCTTGTCCATCTCAGAAAGACGCGCGGGGCGGGGTGGGGTTGGAGAGAACTGTCCGATCTCGTGTCTCTTCCGCAGCCGGCGCTGCTCTCGATCATGTCGACATGCCACCGCGAAGCGATTCGCGCTGTCGAGGAAGCATCGGTCACGACAAAGGGCGTGCTCATCAACCTGTCGGCTTTCTGTTCGCCGATCCACGATCTCGCGGAGGCTTGGGGAGACACGCCGCCGGAGCGGCGCGTCAGCGTCATCGCATGGGCGCGAGGCGCGACGGAGCCCCGTCAATTGATCCTGCAAGGTCACTCTGGATATGGCGAGCTGACGAGATGCTACGTCGAAGGCATGGCGGCGGTCTTCGCGACGCTCGTCAACAGCGTGGAGTTCGACGACAACCTGTCTCGCAAGATTTGGTTTGTGGCCGATGAATTCCCGCAAGCAGGAAAGCTGCCGGTGCGCTCGCTGTTTGAAGTGGGGCGATCGAGAGGCGTTCGATGCGTGGTCGTCTGCCAGGACTTCGCGCAGCTTGTCGAGGTTTATGGCGAGAGCTTCGTCCAGGCGTTACTGTCCATGTGCGGAACGCTGATCGTCGGGCAAGTCATGCCTGGCGAGACGGCCGAGCGGCTGTGCAAAGTCTTCGGCTCGCGCGAGGTCGAGAGGCCCAACGTGTCCGAGACGCAGAGCGCCAAACCCGGCTCGTCGACCCTGTCATACAGCCGCGAAGAGATCGCCCTCTACAAACCGTCCGAGCTGGCCTCCCGCCTTGGCCTGACCGCTGACAAGAAGGGCGTGCGGATGATCGTGTTCGTGGGCGGCGAGACGCATGAGATCGTTTGGCCGATTTGCGCGTTGCCAATCGTTCGCCCCAGCCATGAGCCAGCGGACTGGACGATAGACCACGAGGACGCGCATCTCCAATCGACGTTGCGGGAAGCGAACGACCAAGAGGACCCAAGCGCGGCGGCCTACATCAATGAGATGCGGGAGACATGGTGGAGGGAGCAGCTGCGCTGGTTGCCGCCCGTGTTGCAGGAGGCGTTCATCCACTCGCGGCGCAAGGCCCTTCGGGCGTCATCCCGCGTAGCAGCCGTTTGTTTTCGGATACCCCGATAGGAGCGAAGCGCGCCTAAGCGCAGGGGCCGCGACGCGAAAGGCCATCTCCGCTCGCCACGAAAAAACGCCCTCCCCGGAGGGAGCCGCCATCGCATGGCCGACAGCCCTTCGAATCGCTGACGCGAGGCGAAGGGCGTCCATTGAGGATCAAAGCATGAAGAAGAAAAAATCGGCGATTGAACAGATCGAACGCATGAACCGGCTTGACGACGAGCTTCGTCGAGCCGCGGGGAGGGGAGACGCGGAGGCTGCGCGAGCCTTGATCGATCAAGGCGCGAGGGCCGACAACGCCGACGAGATCGGATGGACGCCGCTGATGCACGCGTCGGCGTCGGGAACAGCGGAGTGCGTGGAAATGCTGTTGCCCTTGTCGGACGTCAAGGCGACCGACTTGGAAGGCAAGGCCGCGTTCGACGCGGCGGCGGATCGCGACGACGAAGACGGCGAGCGCATACGCCGGGCGCTGCGCAGGGCGATCGCCGAGCGCGAAGCGCGCGAGATCGCGGAGAGCGCCGGAGGAAGGGTGTTGCCGCGCCGGCCCCCGCGCAGGCTTTGATCTAAAAAAAGCCGCTTTCGCGGCCAAACCGGGCGTTGCGCCCGTCCGAGGCTGATGGTTGACGCGCCGGCTCAGGCTTGGCCGGCGGGTTTGAGCAAGTGCGAGAGCTTGCCGCCAACGATGAAGACCGCGACGCAGATGTTCAGCACGAACTCTAAGAAGAAGCCAGTTTTCATGCCCGCTGACGTCGGGCCGTCGCAAAGCGCGGGAAGGAAAAAGCCGAACATGCACACAGCCGCTCCGACGAGCAGCCACGACAAATCCGCTGCCCGCTGCGCACTGGCGGCGATGATCTTCATCGCGAAGAAAATCACTATGAACATGCCGACGATTGCATTGATCAACGGAATCAACATGAACATTGAAAAACCTAGCACTCCGAAGAACTTTGCGAAAACCAGGCCGCGCTTCTCTTGAATTTGCTCGCTGACGAGTTTTGACTTTTGCATACACGCTCCACTGAAAAAGCGCTGGCGCGCGCGATTTGCAGACGCGCCAGCGAAAGGGGCTGACTTTGAAGGAATCTATTGAGGCTTGGAGAATTTGAGCAATTCGACGTGAGTGGGCGTCGGCGCGCCGTGCGAGGGTCGGTCGAAGTAGTCCATCTTGATAACTCGCCCAACCGATGGCGCATACCAATCTGTCTCGCGAGAGGTTCCCTCGCCGCGATTGCCCTCTGTGCCCGACCAACTGGCCGTCATCTCGATTCTGAACGCCGCAAAAACTCCTGCCGGGGTGTTCACTTGCTCGACGCCGACGACTTTCGCTTTGCGCTCGACGTCAGACGCCCAAGCTCCGGATCGATAGACGCCCGAAGACGACCAGGTCTTGCCGACCGACATCGGAAATTGAAGTTTCCCGTCGCTCGGTTCGAATGTGCCGGTGGCTGTTTTGACGTTGTTGCCGCCCGAGTCGAGAACGATCAATCCGCCATTGACCTCTGTGCGTCCGCCCTCCACGCGCGAGACGGTTTGCGCGAATGTTGAGTTTTTGGTCGGTTCAAGATCGTTGGTGTAGCGGAAGGTCCATTGCTCGCCGACGATGTAGACGGGTGCATCAGCTTGCGCCGGCAGGGCGGGCTGCGCGACGGGCGGGGGCAAGCTGGCGGCGGACGTAGCTATCGCGGCGGAGGCAGCGACGAGTGATGAAAGATCCATGGTTGTCTTCGTGTGGATATTGGTCGGCCGCGAAGGTTGGCGCGGCGACAGCCGCGCGCCCTGACGGATTGGTCAACGGGTGGCGGCTTGGCGCCTTAGCCTTTGTCCGCGTCGGCGGCGAGCCAGCCGTCCGCGCCTTTGAGCATGCGAATGCGCGCGGCGCCCGCTTTCCCCTGGATGTCGCACACGTAAGCTTTCTCGCCATCGGACTTGCAGCCAATCAACTTCACTTCGGAGACGGCCTTTTTCTGCTCAGCAACCTGTTGGTCGACGAACGAGTTCTTGCCGGCGAATTGCTCCGCTTGCTGTCGCCCGACGTCGACTTGTTTCTCCAAGGCGGCGCGAACGTCGCCTTCGCTCGGCGAGCCGCCGCAGGCGGACAAAAGCGTCGACACGGCGAGCGCGAGGACGAGGGCAATCTTGTTTCGTTGGATTCGCTGACTCATAGAAGCTCTCAATTGAGGATGACGCGGCGTGGCGTGATTTGCTCGAACGCGCGAGCGCCGCTCGCGGTTTGCTTGTTTGCGGATGTCGATGTCGGCGCGCCGATCGGCGTGTTGTCCGTCGCCGCCGTCGTGAACGTCCAGCTCAGGGCGAACGGCGTGGCGGCGAGCGTCGTGTTCGACAGCGAGCCCGAGACCTTGACCGTGTAGGTTGTGTTGGTCTTCAGCTTCGCGGTCGGCACGCACATCGCCAGGCGCGTCGCCTCAGCGTTGTTCGAGCTGTCCGTCTCGATGCAGGGCGCGTTGGCGCCCGACGCGTCGGCGATCGTGAACGAGACGTTCGAGAACGCCGCGTTGC
This portion of the Paraburkholderia flava genome encodes:
- a CDS encoding type IV secretion system DNA-binding domain-containing protein, with the protein product MKLAAHHLLPSAYEGPSARYVRWWDGLDAPARAGIELRLGLSALAALAPFGLFAKPYLKARDQFLFVRGARRHEGKEATRRLRALSRRVAARQPEHNLAPNVPWPSSMWTRHTLMVGGVGSGKSTALRPLVRDIVKADEQLFLFDPKGEFTAAFERAAIVAPWDSRSHAWDLAKDLRNVQDMRRFASSTIKDSHDPMWSNAARQLLVGLLVHLRKTRGAGWGWRELSDLVSLPQPALLSIMSTCHREAIRAVEEASVTTKGVLINLSAFCSPIHDLAEAWGDTPPERRVSVIAWARGATEPRQLILQGHSGYGELTRCYVEGMAAVFATLVNSVEFDDNLSRKIWFVADEFPQAGKLPVRSLFEVGRSRGVRCVVVCQDFAQLVEVYGESFVQALLSMCGTLIVGQVMPGETAERLCKVFGSREVERPNVSETQSAKPGSSTLSYSREEIALYKPSELASRLGLTADKKGVRMIVFVGGETHEIVWPICALPIVRPSHEPADWTIDHEDAHLQSTLREANDQEDPSAAAYINEMRETWWREQLRWLPPVLQEAFIHSRRKALRASSRVAAVCFRIPR
- a CDS encoding ankyrin repeat domain-containing protein — its product is MKKKKSAIEQIERMNRLDDELRRAAGRGDAEAARALIDQGARADNADEIGWTPLMHASASGTAECVEMLLPLSDVKATDLEGKAAFDAAADRDDEDGERIRRALRRAIAEREAREIAESAGGRVLPRRPPRRL
- a CDS encoding site-specific integrase, producing the protein MASIIKKPLKDGGCSWQVFVTMTGFPRITATFPTKEEAEKFGQAQEADFKSQRKLDSPSRPIKASPPKGNLLKDRIADLIGSFVVSGGASARERRNHKVVMRLVGNSRVCDIDEYWIEDYIANARATKSNRDEPYAYDTIRKQIFLIKKSIRVRARDLRVPRPPFPFRNSMFPKGWDAPRKRRLKPKEQRALFGAFRKFDGARRDHWWLMARLALLTGARLQEVALAEWADFELEECQWTVPAHRCKTRQDRVIPLGSRARLIMRLLHNRRDPDSARVFHTMGTPSACSQQFRKIARASGVVGFRFHDFRHEAVSRMYLQGKLTEHEIMVIVGHSSIEQTRAYVELHTKEVASRMR
- the mobF gene encoding MobF family relaxase, encoding MLSIVKINSAKNQAAQGSEGYLAYLGAPSTRQRGDFDDYARGNDRSGLGPAPFWACAGPSLLGLDQSHPANTEHVERLARGFHPLTGQALVEGAGESHVMGVDMTFSAPKDVSAIFAAADRATQAQILDCLHDAVRAALAHAEAHAVTRHGHGGRTKKKAEAAVAACYTHFASRALDPQLHVHAFMFNVGERAGADEWSALEHKAQFDRKMATGALFRVELAARLRAMGFAIEPTGPYFQIVGVSDEQREALSTRSREIAEQVSEMGDVGEHGEAAKDVAAINTRSAKSEPPLPELLDRFARQTAALGLTPEAVSRMRDPTLATQANASMNQPAASELAEQMIVIAARSPEFALDHAALLAKLTEHQSCATPQDALALICEAAMGQWDAARCLDELDRFMASEHPLALGETETLAPVFTSRATFGMEERTTRTVQDGKTDLRHRLSASTVNKRFDALEADLGAKLGAAVSLDEQRAAALHIASETGNHAFVEGWAGTGKTTLLRALADAYKESGFSVLGCAQSASATQTLSRETSVPSRTIASLLLAIQSGRQTLNNRTVLVLDEAGMVGSREFALVQQAVVDAGAKLIAVGDSKQLQPIEAGGIFRALVREHGAAEISTIRRQRTDFGPLLDWLADRARDGAADLASAAVELERLDALRSLPEDAKMRAAEAHCSADPTLRRGFLAWRSRYDHEWMRDAVESFAIGAALPALRLLDAHQRLRLSDGPLATVETLLDGWAADKTPLTEKIMIAATRAEVADLNARARTRLVEHGVVLDSKGVELEITHRDESKEPKRFAPGDRVVFTKNDRTLGVANGSTGTIQKIQRAASGPALIVELDTPNERGETTARVPASFGRFDHAYCLTNHKSQGRTLSSAYVLVNPATADREWIYVASSRSRFATTLHVDRGAILSADPESHLQPNATQLDRAAAIECLARSMSRSRAKGTTLDYAVAPGEDGRADIAAQQEREASTLDQQQHTTATNAVAPTARPRRPRTTQSLDRQPEARR